One window of the Grus americana isolate bGruAme1 chromosome 13, bGruAme1.mat, whole genome shotgun sequence genome contains the following:
- the WWP2 gene encoding NEDD4-like E3 ubiquitin-protein ligase WWP2 isoform X1, producing the protein MTAGAGAGSGSGAVAAGSDAMAAAGSSRARAGPPCEKSQLSVKVVSVKPKAHSRLSRMNCYVEVAGDGLPSETKKTGKQMGSSELLWNEVLILNVTAQSHLDLKVWSCHTLRNELLGTASVSLGSLLKSGGKLENRQLTLDLQTENKGSVVSGGELTIFLDGPAVDLGSLPNGSAVTEGECRPSPHACSGSEHEVVSSGGERSGAESVAPGTSEQASECQQPPPLPGLRSEPRCAVGRDVAQRWARRAPQHKGRGSLCAGAQVPGRDPGSTAAPAEGRHQPPSTNCFGSRPRTHRHAAGAARQNAGSGEQSPSARSRHRQQAKSTQHAGMANGTANGTVNGDAAGAVDIEEERPAAVATVPTPAAASVADSSVAPALPALTSSGEAEEAASGSSAPPARAAVLALDALPPGWEQRELPNGRVYYVDHNNKTTTWERPLPPGWEKRVDPRGRYYYVDHNTRTTTWQRPTAEYVRNYEQWQSQRNQLQGAMQQFSQRFLYQSSGTPSDNDPLGPLPPGWEKRQDNGRVYYVNHNTRTTQWEDPRTQGMIQEPPLPPGWEMKYTNEGVRYFVDHNTRTTTFKDPRPGFESGSKQGGSPGAYDRSFRWKYHQFRFLCHSNALPSHVKISVSRQTLFEDSFQQIMNMKPYDLRRRLYIIMRGEEGLDYGGIAREWFFLLSHEVLNPMYCLFEYAGKNNYCLQINPASSINPDHLTYFRFIGRFIAMALYHGKFIDTGFTLPFYKRMLNKRPTLKDLESIDPEFYNSIVWTKENSLEECGLELYFIQDMEILGKVTTHELKEGGESIRVTEENKEEYIMLLTDWRFTRGVEEQTKAFLDGFNEVVPLEWLRYFDEKELELMLCGMQEIDMNDWQKNTIYRHYTKNSKQIQWFWQVVKEMDNEKRIRLLQFVTGTCRLPVGGFAELIGSNGPQKFCIDKVGKETWLPRSHTCFNRLDLPPYKSYEQLKEKLLYAIEETEGFGQE; encoded by the exons ATGACGGCGGGCGCTGGAGCCGGAAGCGGGAGTGGAGCGGTCGCCG cCGGGAGTGATGCCATGGCCGCTGCGGGCTCCAGCAGGGCCAGGGCCGGGCCGCCCTGCGAGAAGTCCCAGCTCTCCGTGAAAG TCGTGTCCGTGAAGCCCAAGGCACACAGCCGCCTGTCACGGATGAACTGCTACGTGGAGGTGGCAGGTGACGGGCTGCCTAGTGAGACCAAGAAGACGGGGAAGCAGATGGGGAGCTCTGAGCTGCTGTGGAACGAGGTCCTCATTCT GAACGTCACGGCTCAGAGCCACCTGGACCTGAAGGTGTGGAGCTGCCATACCCTGAGGAACGAGCTTCTGGGCACCGCCTCTGTCAGCCTCGGCAGCCTGCTGAAGAGCGGCGGGAAAC TGGAGAACAGGCAGCTGACCCTGGACCTGCAGACGGAGAACAAAGGCAGCGTTGTCTCCGGCGGAGAGCTGACGATTTTCCTGGACGGGCCTGCTGTTGATCTGGGAAGCCTGCCTAATGGCAGTGCCGTGACAGAGGGTGAGTGCCGCCCGTCTCCGCATGCATGCAGCGGCTCTGAGCACGAGGTGGTGAGCAGCGGCGGGGAGAGGAGCGGGGCTGAGAGCGTGGCCCCCGGGACCTCTGAGCAAGCGTCTGAGTGCCAGCAGCCGCCTCCTCTCCCAG GGCTGCGCTCAGAGCCACGGTGTGCTGTGGGACGGGACGTGGCACAGCGGTGGGCGAGGAGAGCACCCCAGCATAAGGGCAGGGGGTCCTTGTGTGCTG GGGCCCAGGTGCCTGGACGGGACCCTGGCAGCACGGCTGCACCCGCAGAGGGCAGACACCAGCCTCCCAGTACAAACTGCTTTGGAAGCAGACCAAG GACGCACCGACATGCGGCTGGAGCAGCCAGGCAAAACGCGGGGAGCGGAGAGCAAAGTCCCAGTGCCAGGAGCCGGCACCGGCAGCAGGCCAAGAGCACGCAGCACGCCGGTATGGCCAACGGCACAGCCAACGGCACAG TGAACGGCGATGCAGCGGGTGCTGTGGACATCGAAGAGGAAAGGCCGGCAGCGGTAGCAACTGTACCGACCCCGGCGGCAGCAAGCGTGGCTGACAGCTCCGTCgctcctgcccttcctgcctTGACCagctctggagaggcagaggaggcagcCTCCGGCTCCAGCGCCCCACCGGCCCGGGCAGCAGTGCTAGCCCTGGATGCTTTACCCCCCGG gtGGGAGCAGCGAGAGCTGCCTAATGGTAGAGTCTACTATGTAGACCATAACAACAAGACCACCACGTGGGAGAGACCTCTTCCTCCGGG GTGGGAGAAGCGTGTGGATCCTCGAGGCAGGTATTACTATGTGGACCACAACACCCGTACCACCACGTGGCAGCGCCCCACGGCCGAGTACGTCAGGAACTATGAGCAGTGGCAGTCCCAGCGAAACCAGCTCCAAGGAGCCATGCAGCAGTTCAGCCAAAGATTCCTGTATCAG TCGTCCGGCACCCCGTCTGACAATGATCCTCTCGGTCCCCTTCCTCCCGGCTGGG aGAAGAGACAGGACAATGGGCGAGTGTATTACGTGAACCACAACACACGGACCACCCAGTGGGAAGACCCTCGCACGCAGGG GATGATCCAggagccgccgctgccgcccggcTGGGAGATGAAGTACACGAACGAGGGCGTGCGCTACTTTGTGGACCACAACACTCGCACCACCACCTTCAAGGACCCGCGCCCTGGATTCGAGTCTGG GAGCAAGCAGGGTGGCTCCCCGGGGGCATACGACCGGAGCTTTCGCTGGAAATACCACCAGTTCCGCTTCCTCTGCCAT TCAAACGCGTTGCCCAGCCACGTGAAGATCAGCGTTTCCCGACAGACGCTCTTTGAGGACTCCTTCCAGCAG ATCATGAACATGAAGCCGTACGACCTGCGGCGCCGCCTGTACATCATCATGCGAGGAGAGGAGGGCCTGGACTATGGCGGCATTGCTAG GGAGTGGTTCTTCCTCCTGTCCCATGAGGTGCTCAACCCCATGTACTGCCTCTTCGAGTACGCTGGCAAGAACAACTACTGCCTGCAGATCAACCCTGCCTCCTCCATCAACCCCGACCACCTCACCTACTTCCGCTTCATCGGCCGCTTCATTGCCATG GCTCTGTATCACGGGAAGTTCATCGATACTGGCTTCACGCTGCCCTTCTACAAGCGGATGCTGAACAAGCGGCCCACGCTGAAGGACCTGGAATCCATCGACCCTGAGTTTTACAACTCCATCGTCTGGACCAA GGAGAACAGCCTGGAGGAGTGTGGCCTGGAGCTGTACTTCATCCAGGACATGGAGATCCTGGGCAAGGTGACCACCCAcgagctgaaggagggtggtGAGAGCATCCGGGTGACGGAGGAGAACAAGGAGGAGTACATCAT GCTGCTGACGGACTGGAGGTTCACGCGGGGTGTGGAGGAGCAGACCAAGGCTTTCCTGGATGGCTTCAACGAGGTGGTGCCGCTGGAGTGGCTGCGGTACTTCGACGAGAAGGAGCTGGAG ctgaTGCTGTGCGGCATGCAGGAGATCGACATGAACGACTGGCAGAAGAATACCATCTACCGGCACTACACCAAGAACAGCAAACAGATCCAGTGGTTCTGGCAG GTGGTTAAAGAGATGGACAACGAGAAGAGGATCCGGCTGTTGCAGTTTGTGACGGGGACCTGCCGCCTGCCTGTCGGGGGGTTCGCGGAGCTCATCG GCAGCAATGGGCCCCAGAAATTCTGCATCGATAAAGTTGGCAAAGAGACGTGGCTGCCTCGGAGCCATACATG CTTTAACCGTCTGGATCTCCCTCCCTACAAGAGCTACGaacagctgaaggagaagcTGCTTTATGCGATTGAGGAGACAGAAGGCTTTGGACAGGAGTGA
- the WWP2 gene encoding NEDD4-like E3 ubiquitin-protein ligase WWP2 isoform X7, producing the protein MQQFSQRFLYQSSGTPSDNDPLGPLPPGWEKRQDNGRVYYVNHNTRTTQWEDPRTQGMIQEPPLPPGWEMKYTNEGVRYFVDHNTRTTTFKDPRPGFESGSKQGGSPGAYDRSFRWKYHQFRFLCHSNALPSHVKISVSRQTLFEDSFQQIMNMKPYDLRRRLYIIMRGEEGLDYGGIAREWFFLLSHEVLNPMYCLFEYAGKNNYCLQINPASSINPDHLTYFRFIGRFIAMALYHGKFIDTGFTLPFYKRMLNKRPTLKDLESIDPEFYNSIVWTKENSLEECGLELYFIQDMEILGKVTTHELKEGGESIRVTEENKEEYIMLLTDWRFTRGVEEQTKAFLDGFNEVVPLEWLRYFDEKELELMLCGMQEIDMNDWQKNTIYRHYTKNSKQIQWFWQVVKEMDNEKRIRLLQFVTGTCRLPVGGFAELIGSNGPQKFCIDKVGKETWLPRSHTCFNRLDLPPYKSYEQLKEKLLYAIEETEGFGQE; encoded by the exons ATGCAGCAGTTCAGCCAAAGATTCCTGTATCAG TCGTCCGGCACCCCGTCTGACAATGATCCTCTCGGTCCCCTTCCTCCCGGCTGGG aGAAGAGACAGGACAATGGGCGAGTGTATTACGTGAACCACAACACACGGACCACCCAGTGGGAAGACCCTCGCACGCAGGG GATGATCCAggagccgccgctgccgcccggcTGGGAGATGAAGTACACGAACGAGGGCGTGCGCTACTTTGTGGACCACAACACTCGCACCACCACCTTCAAGGACCCGCGCCCTGGATTCGAGTCTGG GAGCAAGCAGGGTGGCTCCCCGGGGGCATACGACCGGAGCTTTCGCTGGAAATACCACCAGTTCCGCTTCCTCTGCCAT TCAAACGCGTTGCCCAGCCACGTGAAGATCAGCGTTTCCCGACAGACGCTCTTTGAGGACTCCTTCCAGCAG ATCATGAACATGAAGCCGTACGACCTGCGGCGCCGCCTGTACATCATCATGCGAGGAGAGGAGGGCCTGGACTATGGCGGCATTGCTAG GGAGTGGTTCTTCCTCCTGTCCCATGAGGTGCTCAACCCCATGTACTGCCTCTTCGAGTACGCTGGCAAGAACAACTACTGCCTGCAGATCAACCCTGCCTCCTCCATCAACCCCGACCACCTCACCTACTTCCGCTTCATCGGCCGCTTCATTGCCATG GCTCTGTATCACGGGAAGTTCATCGATACTGGCTTCACGCTGCCCTTCTACAAGCGGATGCTGAACAAGCGGCCCACGCTGAAGGACCTGGAATCCATCGACCCTGAGTTTTACAACTCCATCGTCTGGACCAA GGAGAACAGCCTGGAGGAGTGTGGCCTGGAGCTGTACTTCATCCAGGACATGGAGATCCTGGGCAAGGTGACCACCCAcgagctgaaggagggtggtGAGAGCATCCGGGTGACGGAGGAGAACAAGGAGGAGTACATCAT GCTGCTGACGGACTGGAGGTTCACGCGGGGTGTGGAGGAGCAGACCAAGGCTTTCCTGGATGGCTTCAACGAGGTGGTGCCGCTGGAGTGGCTGCGGTACTTCGACGAGAAGGAGCTGGAG ctgaTGCTGTGCGGCATGCAGGAGATCGACATGAACGACTGGCAGAAGAATACCATCTACCGGCACTACACCAAGAACAGCAAACAGATCCAGTGGTTCTGGCAG GTGGTTAAAGAGATGGACAACGAGAAGAGGATCCGGCTGTTGCAGTTTGTGACGGGGACCTGCCGCCTGCCTGTCGGGGGGTTCGCGGAGCTCATCG GCAGCAATGGGCCCCAGAAATTCTGCATCGATAAAGTTGGCAAAGAGACGTGGCTGCCTCGGAGCCATACATG CTTTAACCGTCTGGATCTCCCTCCCTACAAGAGCTACGaacagctgaaggagaagcTGCTTTATGCGATTGAGGAGACAGAAGGCTTTGGACAGGAGTGA
- the WWP2 gene encoding NEDD4-like E3 ubiquitin-protein ligase WWP2 isoform X2 has protein sequence MAAAGSSRARAGPPCEKSQLSVKVVSVKPKAHSRLSRMNCYVEVAGDGLPSETKKTGKQMGSSELLWNEVLILNVTAQSHLDLKVWSCHTLRNELLGTASVSLGSLLKSGGKLENRQLTLDLQTENKGSVVSGGELTIFLDGPAVDLGSLPNGSAVTEGECRPSPHACSGSEHEVVSSGGERSGAESVAPGTSEQASECQQPPPLPGLRSEPRCAVGRDVAQRWARRAPQHKGRGSLCAGAQVPGRDPGSTAAPAEGRHQPPSTNCFGSRPRTHRHAAGAARQNAGSGEQSPSARSRHRQQAKSTQHAGMANGTANGTVNGDAAGAVDIEEERPAAVATVPTPAAASVADSSVAPALPALTSSGEAEEAASGSSAPPARAAVLALDALPPGWEQRELPNGRVYYVDHNNKTTTWERPLPPGWEKRVDPRGRYYYVDHNTRTTTWQRPTAEYVRNYEQWQSQRNQLQGAMQQFSQRFLYQSSGTPSDNDPLGPLPPGWEKRQDNGRVYYVNHNTRTTQWEDPRTQGMIQEPPLPPGWEMKYTNEGVRYFVDHNTRTTTFKDPRPGFESGSKQGGSPGAYDRSFRWKYHQFRFLCHSNALPSHVKISVSRQTLFEDSFQQIMNMKPYDLRRRLYIIMRGEEGLDYGGIAREWFFLLSHEVLNPMYCLFEYAGKNNYCLQINPASSINPDHLTYFRFIGRFIAMALYHGKFIDTGFTLPFYKRMLNKRPTLKDLESIDPEFYNSIVWTKENSLEECGLELYFIQDMEILGKVTTHELKEGGESIRVTEENKEEYIMLLTDWRFTRGVEEQTKAFLDGFNEVVPLEWLRYFDEKELELMLCGMQEIDMNDWQKNTIYRHYTKNSKQIQWFWQVVKEMDNEKRIRLLQFVTGTCRLPVGGFAELIGSNGPQKFCIDKVGKETWLPRSHTCFNRLDLPPYKSYEQLKEKLLYAIEETEGFGQE, from the exons ATGGCCGCTGCGGGCTCCAGCAGGGCCAGGGCCGGGCCGCCCTGCGAGAAGTCCCAGCTCTCCGTGAAAG TCGTGTCCGTGAAGCCCAAGGCACACAGCCGCCTGTCACGGATGAACTGCTACGTGGAGGTGGCAGGTGACGGGCTGCCTAGTGAGACCAAGAAGACGGGGAAGCAGATGGGGAGCTCTGAGCTGCTGTGGAACGAGGTCCTCATTCT GAACGTCACGGCTCAGAGCCACCTGGACCTGAAGGTGTGGAGCTGCCATACCCTGAGGAACGAGCTTCTGGGCACCGCCTCTGTCAGCCTCGGCAGCCTGCTGAAGAGCGGCGGGAAAC TGGAGAACAGGCAGCTGACCCTGGACCTGCAGACGGAGAACAAAGGCAGCGTTGTCTCCGGCGGAGAGCTGACGATTTTCCTGGACGGGCCTGCTGTTGATCTGGGAAGCCTGCCTAATGGCAGTGCCGTGACAGAGGGTGAGTGCCGCCCGTCTCCGCATGCATGCAGCGGCTCTGAGCACGAGGTGGTGAGCAGCGGCGGGGAGAGGAGCGGGGCTGAGAGCGTGGCCCCCGGGACCTCTGAGCAAGCGTCTGAGTGCCAGCAGCCGCCTCCTCTCCCAG GGCTGCGCTCAGAGCCACGGTGTGCTGTGGGACGGGACGTGGCACAGCGGTGGGCGAGGAGAGCACCCCAGCATAAGGGCAGGGGGTCCTTGTGTGCTG GGGCCCAGGTGCCTGGACGGGACCCTGGCAGCACGGCTGCACCCGCAGAGGGCAGACACCAGCCTCCCAGTACAAACTGCTTTGGAAGCAGACCAAG GACGCACCGACATGCGGCTGGAGCAGCCAGGCAAAACGCGGGGAGCGGAGAGCAAAGTCCCAGTGCCAGGAGCCGGCACCGGCAGCAGGCCAAGAGCACGCAGCACGCCGGTATGGCCAACGGCACAGCCAACGGCACAG TGAACGGCGATGCAGCGGGTGCTGTGGACATCGAAGAGGAAAGGCCGGCAGCGGTAGCAACTGTACCGACCCCGGCGGCAGCAAGCGTGGCTGACAGCTCCGTCgctcctgcccttcctgcctTGACCagctctggagaggcagaggaggcagcCTCCGGCTCCAGCGCCCCACCGGCCCGGGCAGCAGTGCTAGCCCTGGATGCTTTACCCCCCGG gtGGGAGCAGCGAGAGCTGCCTAATGGTAGAGTCTACTATGTAGACCATAACAACAAGACCACCACGTGGGAGAGACCTCTTCCTCCGGG GTGGGAGAAGCGTGTGGATCCTCGAGGCAGGTATTACTATGTGGACCACAACACCCGTACCACCACGTGGCAGCGCCCCACGGCCGAGTACGTCAGGAACTATGAGCAGTGGCAGTCCCAGCGAAACCAGCTCCAAGGAGCCATGCAGCAGTTCAGCCAAAGATTCCTGTATCAG TCGTCCGGCACCCCGTCTGACAATGATCCTCTCGGTCCCCTTCCTCCCGGCTGGG aGAAGAGACAGGACAATGGGCGAGTGTATTACGTGAACCACAACACACGGACCACCCAGTGGGAAGACCCTCGCACGCAGGG GATGATCCAggagccgccgctgccgcccggcTGGGAGATGAAGTACACGAACGAGGGCGTGCGCTACTTTGTGGACCACAACACTCGCACCACCACCTTCAAGGACCCGCGCCCTGGATTCGAGTCTGG GAGCAAGCAGGGTGGCTCCCCGGGGGCATACGACCGGAGCTTTCGCTGGAAATACCACCAGTTCCGCTTCCTCTGCCAT TCAAACGCGTTGCCCAGCCACGTGAAGATCAGCGTTTCCCGACAGACGCTCTTTGAGGACTCCTTCCAGCAG ATCATGAACATGAAGCCGTACGACCTGCGGCGCCGCCTGTACATCATCATGCGAGGAGAGGAGGGCCTGGACTATGGCGGCATTGCTAG GGAGTGGTTCTTCCTCCTGTCCCATGAGGTGCTCAACCCCATGTACTGCCTCTTCGAGTACGCTGGCAAGAACAACTACTGCCTGCAGATCAACCCTGCCTCCTCCATCAACCCCGACCACCTCACCTACTTCCGCTTCATCGGCCGCTTCATTGCCATG GCTCTGTATCACGGGAAGTTCATCGATACTGGCTTCACGCTGCCCTTCTACAAGCGGATGCTGAACAAGCGGCCCACGCTGAAGGACCTGGAATCCATCGACCCTGAGTTTTACAACTCCATCGTCTGGACCAA GGAGAACAGCCTGGAGGAGTGTGGCCTGGAGCTGTACTTCATCCAGGACATGGAGATCCTGGGCAAGGTGACCACCCAcgagctgaaggagggtggtGAGAGCATCCGGGTGACGGAGGAGAACAAGGAGGAGTACATCAT GCTGCTGACGGACTGGAGGTTCACGCGGGGTGTGGAGGAGCAGACCAAGGCTTTCCTGGATGGCTTCAACGAGGTGGTGCCGCTGGAGTGGCTGCGGTACTTCGACGAGAAGGAGCTGGAG ctgaTGCTGTGCGGCATGCAGGAGATCGACATGAACGACTGGCAGAAGAATACCATCTACCGGCACTACACCAAGAACAGCAAACAGATCCAGTGGTTCTGGCAG GTGGTTAAAGAGATGGACAACGAGAAGAGGATCCGGCTGTTGCAGTTTGTGACGGGGACCTGCCGCCTGCCTGTCGGGGGGTTCGCGGAGCTCATCG GCAGCAATGGGCCCCAGAAATTCTGCATCGATAAAGTTGGCAAAGAGACGTGGCTGCCTCGGAGCCATACATG CTTTAACCGTCTGGATCTCCCTCCCTACAAGAGCTACGaacagctgaaggagaagcTGCTTTATGCGATTGAGGAGACAGAAGGCTTTGGACAGGAGTGA